TGTTTCTTTACAAAATTACTTGTTTGAtccttttttttgtgtttttatttttatatttattttttgtgttggaAGGAAAGAGACATAAAAGGGGTGCAAATTAAAAGTACatatttaccctttttttttttaataaaagtggGTTATGAGAGACAAACGGAGCTAATCTCAAGTGGGCAAAGTGTCAAGTTTAGAACCACGAATAGGTAAGATGAAAACAGGCTTAACCACAAATGGGTTTACTATAATttgggacaaaatgggcttctgacctttttggaaaaattaattaGTCTTTTGCCcgtcttcccaaactaaatagggaaatgcccttcttttgaaaatcgactttctcaaaatcgagttaagccctatagtgacgttttcaaggatttatagtgacgtttttaaggacctatagtggtgttttgtaacttgatatccataaaatcgagttataggaaattttattgcctataacctgggatgcacggacgcggctccCAGGCCGGCGCACCCACGTTCGATGCGGCGGGACGCGGCGACGCGGGAGGGACGCCGCAGACCGCGCGTCCGTCCCCCGTCGTGCCGCGTCGCGCCACGTGGCGGATCCCGACTCGGGCCGACGCGGCCGAAATCGGCGACGACGCGGCCGAAATCGGGCCGACTCGGTCCGTATCGGCCGTATCGGCCTGTATCGGCCGTATCGGCCTGTATCGGCCGTATCGGCCTGTATCGGCCGAAACGGCCGAAACGGCCGAGTCAGGCCGAAATTCAAAGACTTGTTGGGGATTCGGGTTTGGTTGGAAGACCTTCCTAAAGACATTTCTCCCCTTGTCCTTCTAGATGTTTATTGAGTTGTTTCCAGTTTTATAAATTCCCAGGCATAttgtctggtttctcaaaaaaaaaaaaaaaaaaaaaaggcaatgaaATGAGTATGGGAATAGTTAGGAAAATTAACAAGATACAAATGTTAATCATTTTGGTAAAGTTATAAGTGTGCTTTAAGACTTGAGGACTTCTATAGtaatgtaatatttatttataatataataattataaatgtgggcttcaaaaaaaaaatttataaatgtggtaataataatataattaacgTTTGTAACTGAAAATAGTGATTTAATTTTGGCCTTGTTTTTCTATTCAATTTCTTCAACTCAAACGTTTTTTAACATCTTCcagctctttttcttttcattcttttttattgagTCTAATAATTATTAGATGTTTTCTCACATAACTAATACTCCAATTAACCTCCATAAACGTAgtctcaaagagagagagagagagggggggggggggggaattagTTGTTTAGCTATAGACAACCACCTAAGGTACGAATTCCTTTGCAACCAAAatcttaaaaatgattttcatgGAAAATAGATTGAATTTATCCCACGAGtcaaaattcatcatttttttttcttcatctagcATCTTGTATACACGAGACACAAACAAAGAAGGGAAACTATAGATACCCCAATTTTTCCCTATtttcctttataaaaaaaaaaattttaatttattgtattttgtgcaccaattaatttatatatatatatatatatatatacaaaatagaaactctactattactcttaaatttggtatttgtttatataatgtgaaaaagtaaaagtatgcttagcaatatattaaatatatattataaaaatatttttaataattttttaatcgccgagtcctgccgcacccgcacccacctttttcaaaaattgccgagtcccgcacccgcacccgcacccgcacccgagtcccgaaacgcacccgtgcttcatagcctataactcgatttcatggatatcaagttataaaacgtcactataggttcttaaaacgtcattataggtccttaaaaacgtcactatagggctccagaatttttttttttttaacttgattttgagaaagtcgagtttcaaaagagaggcatttctctatttagtttgggaagaagggcaaaaggctaattaattttcccaaaaaggacagaagcccattttgtccctaTAATTTGCCCAAACTCTTATAACAAAGATGGAATTAAAATTATTGATCTCTCTTATTAGAGTGAAGAAATGCTTCTCTAATCTAAATACATATGGAAGTTctgaatatatatacacactacaaccatgattttaaaaactgGAACCATCAAAGAACTAGAATTGTGTCTAGTTAGcagtttttcccttttttattggACTGGATTAGGGTCTGATTCTCTATTGAACTGGTTGGTACAGTCTGGTTTTTAGAACCATGGCTACAACCACAAActatttttcaacatttttatgaACTATTGGTGTGgcaaattcttactagttctCATTTCGGCCCACcattaacattactttttacttaccaataactaatcaatacctcaacaatttgttaaaaagtttgtaaaataatttgtgactaGCATTTTCCATATAAGAAACAGAATTTGGTGCTTAACCTAATAAACTTTCCAAGTAAGAAATAATAGACTGACGCGTGGCTAATAACTAAAACTAATTTAACAAACTTCTGTTACAGCTTCAATGACACCATTTGAGAGCTTTCAAACTACAAGTCATTATCACTGATGTGAACTCATCTCTTTGCAATCATAAAACATGTTGCATatgagaaatttaaattcttCAGAGTGTGcattttcccttaaaaatttttagatttctttttcttcagtaCATGAAGATTGGTTTCACTGGTTGACATTCCtagtttttttgaaattttcagttttttcatTTTGGAAAATCTGGGACTTCGAATTGGTACTATCGGATTATATTGCTTGGCATTTTTGTTTATTCCGGTTGCAAGGGGATCAGTTCTTCTCCGCCTTATAAATATCCCTTTCGAGCAAGCAATAAGATATCATGTGTGGCTTGGACATCTCACTATGCTACTGTTTACTCTCCATGGACTACTCTATGTAATTGCATGGACAATGGAGGGACACCTTCTAAAAGAAGTGAGTGCTAATTGTGTAATTCTTTTTCTTGTGCATAGCCATATTTATACATATGTGTTTCTCTTTtccttataaatatatatatatatatatatatatatatatatatattcttttccttataaatatatatatatatatatatatatttataaggaaaagaatatatatatatatatatatatatattttgccaaAAGAAGAGAATATTTATAATCACTGAAAGTTGAATTATCCCCTTGCTATATATAGTAataattgttatttttgttaatttgatttGACCCTCTTTGAAAATGATCCTTTATGCCGCTAGCCTCTGGTTTTGCTGTTTTATTCATAATTCtttggttaaaattttttatttattattcatatGCACAAATTACCATGAATTGCCAGTTTCCAATGCAAGAGTagtgaaataaaaatttaagttatGGACAGAAATAATGGGAATGAAGAAATAGCAATTTGACTTCCATAAAGATTGGCTGTAGTTTCACAGAACGGCCTTGGGCCTTCATGTTGCTCTTGTTGGAGCAAGTAGCTCGATCAGAAGCCTGATGGAAGATGGACTAGCTGGGAATCTGGGATTGAGGTGGGAGttgcaatttaaaaattgatttattcTTGAGCAGTTCTGCTTGAGCTCAGAGATGGTGCAACATGTTGGTTTTGGGGGGGAAATATAGCTATGCAACCTGGAGAGTTAAGGTTTTTGAGTGGAACTAAAGCAGGCTTATAAAATATGGTTATGTGTTGGCAGGCTTTATTCATGCTTATTATACAAATAACGTGGTGGTTCAAAGACACAAGCACGACACTATAAACAATTACAGAATGGGATTTTGCGATTGTGTTGTGGTTAAAATACACCTGTCGGCAACCTTGTATATTGATTGTTGCTaaaaatatcttcttcttcctttttttttttctttttaatatatcatCTTCTTGATTCAATGATATGGTCACTGACAATTACTTAGCGCACACAAACTATGAAAAGATGGTGCTAATTTACAAGTCATTGACCTGACTTGTTTGATGACCTTTGGCTCCTGTCCATGTTGTCTTATTCATATGACAAAACATTCATGATTCTAACTAGTtcatgataatatatatatatatatatatatatatatatatatatatatatatatatatttatatttatataaataaaaataaaataaaaaagagcataAAAGTGAGTCCCTTTAGTCTTGGCTTGTAGTCATAATCTTTTAGCTTATGTAGTGCTTGGTATTTTGGTATGCATGCGTAGGTCAGAATGCCTCCTTGCTTTTAGAACAAGCCAAGCTGATATGTACCTATATGTATGGTTATAGGGGCCCATTACTGCAGCCATGTTTATCTGTATCTCTAATTAATTTATGCTCATCACACAGGATCTGTTCCAATTTCCATTCAAGCCATTTTTAAATTGCATAGAACTAGGCTGTGACTAATTTCATCCTCTTCTTCAAGACTTAATTGAGAGGTAAGTTAAGTCCTCGAGTAGCATGACAGAAGAAAAACAAGAGAAGTCCATCTCCTTTGTATCGCTTGTCAATGTCCTAAACCATAtgctttttcttccttcatagAATGTATCTAAGAATACCTTCATGGAAAGAAATATAAGGTCATATGAAGATGACGTTGCTTATATATCTAATTGTTTGATGCAGATATTGGAGTGGGCAGATACTGGTGTTGCTCATCTTGCAGGTGTTATAAGTCTAACAGCTGGTCTACTAATGTGGATGACATCACTTTATCCAGTGAGAAGGAACAAGTTTGAGTTGTTCATCTATACTCATCAACTATATGTAATCTTTATTGTCTTTTTTGCTTTCCATGCTGGCCATTTCATTTTCTGTGTACCTGCTGGAGGaatatttcttttcattctaGATCGCTTTCTGAGATTCTGCCAATCACGAAAGACTGTTGATATAATTTCAATCAAGTGCCTACCTTGTGGAACTATGGAATTGATGTTTCCAAAACCTGCAAGTAATACTACTTCCCCTCAAATTTGTAGTTTCCTTGTTTTTCTGTTGTTACCATAGCTGTGACACATTTCCTTAACAATGTAGATCTACGGTACAATGCCCTCAGTTTTATTTTCCTTCAAGTTCGGGAATTATCTTGGCTGCAGTGGCATCCTTTCAGTGTTTCATCTAGTCCTTTGGATGGTAAATATCATCTATGCGTTCTCATAAAGGCTATGGGAGAATGGACAGAAAAGCTCAAAGGAAATGTCCTGAATAGTTCTAGAGCTGACCTACATCTTCAGCCTCGAACAAAGATAACAGCTTCTGTTGAGGGGCCTTATGGGCATGAATTACCATATCACTTGATGTATGCAACCAAACAGTCAATTTCACTAGAATTTACTAGATATCAAGCTTTTAAGTTTCATATCACCTTCTATTTTAAGAACTAACTTCACCATTTGATTCTCTAGGtatgaaaatcttattttagtAGCAGGTGGCATAGGAATTTCACCATTTCTGGCTATCTTGAGTGACATTCTCCATCGTACTAGGGAAGGAAAACCTTGTTTGCCTCGAAACATCTTGATTGTTTGGGCTGTGAAAAGGTCAAATGAGCTTCCTCTTCTTTCTACCAACGATATGGAATTAATCTATCCATTTTTCTCAGATAAACTGAGTCTTGAGATTCAGATTTTTGTCACTCGAGAATCACAACCTCCATTGGTATGCTTAATTATGCTTTCACACccttgttattttgttttgtatttaaaGTTATCATGTTCATGTTTGACATTTAATGATTGTTATTTATCTACAGGAAGAGGGTCAAGTACACGAGGCTACGTACTCATCTCCTCTTGTGTCTAACAGCAGTAGCATGTCAGTTTTGGTTGGTACAGGAAATAATATATGGTCTGGACTGTATGTTATCTTGTCTACACTAGGCTTTGTCATCTTATTGTATTTACTGGATATTTTCTACGTAAACCCTTATGACATATCTCCATGGTGGTACAAAGCGCTTCTCCTTGTAATTTGCATGCTTGCAAGTGTCTTTATCTTTGGGGGTGTTGTGGTTAGTTTGTGGCATCTTTGGGAAAGGCGAAATGCAGCAAGGGAGGCAAGCATGGATGATAGGATAGTGGTTGAGAACATGCAGCATGATGAAATTTTAGCTCACAAGGATTCATGCCAgcaaaaaattttgagttcaaCCAATACTTATTATGGTTCAAGACCAGACTTCAAAGGTATAGCATCTCAATTTTTGTTCAAAACATGAgttaaaagaataatataacaacaacaacaacaacaacaatgacaACGATGACAACGATGATGACAATAATCAAATTTTAGTCCCAACAACAATGGTAGACTAATCAAGGTTGGTTACATGTATTCTCGCTTGTAAGGGACACCTTAATGTGTGTCTATAGTGACTAAATTTCATACAAGCCATCAATCTACCACAGCCCTCCTCTATAACCAGGCTTAGGACCAACtgtgaacaaaatatatgacatAAATGGATGGAgtaaactaaaagaaaaatgaaaaaaaaaaaaaaaaaatcttaataacaaagtttaacCTCTTTAGTTGTACAACAACAAGGCTTTCTTGATTCCCTTTCCTTTGTCTTGCTGCAGATATTTTTGGGGATATACCAGAGAAATGGGGTTGCGTTGATGTTGGTGTTATTGTGTGCGGCCCTCCAAGTCTTCAAACAAGCGTTGCTAAAGAAATCAGGTCACAGAATATTAGGAGACAATGCAATCATCCAATCTTCCATTTCAATAGCCACAGTTTCGAGCTATAGGCACCACCTTCATCATCTCATCTTCCCCTTCGCATTGATGCACGGAtaatattgtaattttatttttttgagaaagtttcaacctatagcgtcTGCTCCTagtgatagctctttatcatcaaataaaacaCCGATCAgtttttttggtgtaggtagggattgaaccctagatctcttattcccatcagaaactttactagttgagcttaCTGGAACCCATAATattgtaatgttttatgtaaGATGGATTTGGAGAATGTTGTATGTATATTATAACTTAACTAGTAAGTTGCCCGTACGATGTATGGATAATCTTGTAAtgttttttgcaaattttttttgaagaatgttgtatatatattatagcatatttGTTATAAAACTTTGTAAGTAATAGTTCATCATAAGAAgcaataattataaattgtacacacatatccattataattattcagtTCAAGTAATaagcaataaaaaaacaactttggagtaattttgtataataaaagttgataaaagcaTATTAATTCATtccatattattgatttttattatatgaTGTAATAAAGAGTTTAATTacgatttttgttttctatttcctcAATGCTTTGTTATTACAGTATGGCGATGCTTGTTAAGTTTGTTTAGGGGTATGTTATCATCATctgtttcttcatcttcaacatttgaagtttggtttgtccctatttgttcatttttaactttcatcactttttcattttattgc
This DNA window, taken from Quercus robur chromosome 2, dhQueRobu3.1, whole genome shotgun sequence, encodes the following:
- the LOC126716136 gene encoding ferric reduction oxidase 7, chloroplastic-like isoform X2: MAVDDFLHTDPLLHSNGAHANNNNNKKNINFVSLAKWVLKFTMWIVFLAYVALFFLIPTDFGTELYADWTAATNGSLFGDIGSMLLLYSAPIIFIAFLAVLYLLISGEDQLQLQEKKTPRFRLWTFPVLVDGPLGVVSAAELIGIILFIVFVIWSAYVYTVVIIGTLPGDSTPIEKSFFILENLGLRIGTIGLYCLAFLFIPVARGSVLLRLINIPFEQAIRYHVWLGHLTMLLFTLHGLLYVIAWTMEGHLLKEILEWADTGVAHLAGVISLTAGLLMWMTSLYPVRRNKFELFIYTHQLYVIFIVFFAFHAGHFIFCVPAGGIFLFILDRFLRFCQSRKTVDIISIKCLPCGTMELMFPKPANLRYNALSFIFLQVRELSWLQWHPFSVSSSPLDGKYHLCVLIKAMGEWTEKLKGNVLNSSRADLHLQPRTKITASVEGPYGHELPYHLMYENLILVAGGIGISPFLAILSDILHRTREGKPCLPRNILIVWAVKRSNELPLLSTNDMELIYPFFSDKLSLEIQIFVTRESQPPLEEGQVHEATYSSPLVSNSSSMSVLVGTGNNIWSGLYVILSTLGFVILLYLLDIFYVNPYDISPWWYKALLLVICMLASVFIFGGVVVSLWHLWERRNAAREASMDDRIVVENMQHDEILAHKDSCQQKILSSTNTYYGSRPDFKDIFGDIPEKWGCVDVGVIVCGPPSLQTSVAKEIRSQNIRRQCNHPIFHFNSHSFEL
- the LOC126716136 gene encoding ferric reduction oxidase 7, chloroplastic-like isoform X3; its protein translation is MAVDDFLHTDPLLHSNGAHANNNNNKKNINFVSLAKWVLKFTMWIVFLAYVALFFLIPTDFGTELYADWTAATNGSLFGDIGSMLLLYSAPIIFIAFLAVLYLLISGEDQLQLQEKKTPRFRLWTFPVLVDGPLGVVSAAELIGIILFIVFVIWSAYVYTVVIIGTLPGDSTPIEKSFFILENLGLRIGTIGLYCLAFLFIPVARGSVLLRLINIPFEQAIRYHVWLGHLTMLLFTLHGLLYVIAWTMEGHLLKEILEWADTGVAHLAGVISLTAGLLMWMTSLYPVRRNKFELFIYTHQLYVIFIVFFAFHAGHFIFCVPAGGIFLFILDRFLRFCQSRKTVDIISIKCLPCGTMELMFPKPANLRYNALSFIFLQVRELSWLQWHPFSVSSSPLDGKYHLCVLIKAMGEWTEKLKGNVLNSSRADLHLQPRTKITASVEGPYGHELPYHLMYENLILVAGGIGISPFLAILSDILHRTREGKPCLPRNILIVWAVKRSNELPLLSTNDMELIYPFFSDKLSLEIQIFVTRESQPPLEEGQVHEATYSSPLVSNSSSMSVLVGTGNNIWSGLYVILSTLGFVILLYLLDIFYVNPYDISPWWYKALLLVICMLASVFIFGGVVVSLWHLWERRNAAREASMDDRIVVENMQHDEILAHKDSCQQKILSSTNTYYGSRPDFKDIFGDISEKWGCVDVGVIVCGPPSLQTSVAKEIRSQNIRRQRNHPIFHFNSHSFEL
- the LOC126716136 gene encoding ferric reduction oxidase 7, chloroplastic-like isoform X4, with amino-acid sequence MAVDDFLHTDPLLHSNGAHANNNNNKKNINFVSLAKWVLKFTMWIVFLAYVALFFLIPTDFGTELYADWTAATNGSLFGDIGSMLLLYSAPIIFIAFLAVLYLLISGEDQLQLQEKKTPRFRLWTFPVLVDGPLGVVSAAELIGIILFIVFVIWSAYVYTVVIIGTLPGDSTPIEKSFFILENLGLRIGTIGLYCLAFLFIPVARGSVLLRLINIPFEQAIRYHVWLGHLTMLLFTLHGLLYVIAWTMEGHLLKEILEWADTGVAHLAGVISLTAGLLMWMTSLYPVRRNKFELFIYTHQLYVIFIVFFAFHAGHFIFCVPAGGIFLFILDRFLRFCQSRKTVDIISIKCLPCGTMELMFPKPANLRYNALSFIFLQVRELSWLQWHPFSVSSSPLDGKYHLCVLIKAMGEWTEKLKGNVLNSSRADLHLQPRTKITASVEGPYGHELPYHLMYENLILVAGGIGISPFLAILSDILHRTREGKPCLPRNILIVWAVKRSNELPLLSTNDMELIYPFFSDKLSLEIQIFVTRESQPPLEEGQVHEATYSSPLVSNSSSMSVLVGTGNNIWSGLYVILSTLGFVILLYLLDIFYVNPYDISPWWYKALLLVICMLASVFIFGGVVVSLWHLWERRNAAREASMDDRIVVENMQHDEILAHKDSCQQKILSSTNTYYGSRPDFKEIFGSISDRWGHADVGVIVCGPPTLQSSVAKECRSQSLKRRSSHPIFHFNSHSFDL